A genome region from Erigeron canadensis isolate Cc75 chromosome 3, C_canadensis_v1, whole genome shotgun sequence includes the following:
- the LOC122591715 gene encoding RING-H2 finger protein ATL63-like, whose translation MHRRFQTTSSSSSRWGLPLSAIASLPLFIHKSPPSLDSNYVFECAICLSVFLEEEIGRKLPGCGHVFHVDCIDMWLYSHSTCPICRSLIICHYSNHIAEYIEIDLLDQEGELELEIHNPQSSPVQESSKTTNMVVQVDSGTSSSSTSE comes from the coding sequence ATGCACCGCAGGTTCCAAACCACCTCTTCCTCGTCCTCCAGGTGGGGTCTTCCTCTGTCTGCCATTGCCTCATTGCCGTTATTCATTCACAAATCACCACCTTCACTTGACTCTAACTACGTATTTGAGTGTGCAATATGTTTGAGTGTTTTCCTAGAGGAAGAGATTGGAAGGAAATTGCCGGGATGTGGGCATGTGTTTCATGTGGATTGTATAGACATGTGGTTGTACTCGCATTCTACTTGCCCTATTTGTCGGTCGTTAATAATATGCCACTACAGTAATCATATAGCAGAGTACATAGAGATTGATTTACTTGACCAAGAAGGGGAATTAGAGTTGGAGATTCACAATCCACAAAGTAGTCCAGTACAAGAAAGTAGTAAAACTACAAACATGGTTGTTCAGGTTGATTCTGGAACGAGTTCTTCATCAACCTCGGAATGA